A segment of the Rattus norvegicus strain BN/NHsdMcwi chromosome 16, GRCr8, whole genome shotgun sequence genome:
TCAACAgcgccctgcacccaaatcctgtgggagggagagctaaaccttcagaagggcagacacgcCGGGGAAGCtggaagagactacactctgcccacatttctgactccagaggaaaacacctaactaCATCTGGGGCCCTGGTGCACCTGGGACCTGGGaaaaaggcggggcaggcccttctggttgcagccctcacggagagctcaaaagcagccccccatgagcaatTTCATCCCAGGTCTAGAGGTAAGATCAAATTTTCTcctccaagtgtcctgcctggtgggctcaggacacacgcccacaggaacagctgaagaccagtaaacaggaaagactacacacctgaaaacagaacactctgctcccataactggctgaaagaaaacaggaaaacaggtctacagcactcctgacacacaggcctataggacggtctagccactatgataaatagcagaacaaggtaacaccagagataacctgatggcgagaggaaagcacaggattccaagcaacagaaaccaagactacacggcatcatcggagcccaattctcccaccaaagcaaacactgaatatccaaatacaccagaaaagcaagatcttgattttaaatcacatttgataatgatgatgggGGACTTCaataaagacatgaagaactcccttagagaaacgcacgaaaacataaataaacaagtagcagcctatagagaggaatcacaaaacttcctgaaagaattccaggaaaatacaatcaaacaggtgaaggaattaaaaatggaaatagaagcaataaagaaagcacaaagggagacaaccctggacatagagagccaaagaaagagacaaggaggtgtAGATACAAGcaaaaccaacagaatacaagagatagaagagagacctcaggagcagaagagtccatagaaatcagtgacacaactgtcaaagataatgtaaaatggaaaaatatactggcccaaaacatacaggaaatccaggacacaatgagaagaccaaacctaaggataatatatagaagagagtgaagactcccaactcaaaggaccagcaaatatcttcaacaaaatcatagaagaaaacttccctaacctaaagaaagacatgcccataaacatacaagaagcctacagaactccaaatagattggatcagaaaagaaactcctcccatcacataatagtcaaaacagcaaatgcacaaagcaaaggaagattaaaagcagtaagggaaaaaggtcaagtaacgtataaaggcagacctatcagaattaaacgaGAGGTCTCTCCAGAGACTATGTTCTATTCTTGTTAACTGAAATACAACAACCTAGAACTTGATTTCCATGCAGGAAACTCACTGGGAGAGAGGCTCAGTGATCCACTGGgatccagaggacccagctaccCAGTGCACTGTCCCAGCTGGCTACACAGGGCTCTTTATTGGCCTAAACCTATATCCCCGCATTCTTCTCTGGTGGATCTCACAAAACACAAAGAGTTTGTGGTGTAGCCCTGCCCACCTCTCACCTAGGCCCAGGGCTGGCTGACACCTACAGATCTCCACTTACCCTAGGGTCTTCCTCTTTCACTGGTGGAAGAGTCTGTTTCCATGAGGCCCCTGGCTTTCTCTGGGCCGTTGGAGCTGGAGTGGCTGGATTGCTCTGGGTCTTCACTTGTGACTTCATTTTGTGGACCCGTTGGCTTGGATTTCCTGAAACAGAAGTTAACAAAAAGAGTTTCAAGCAATGGTATTAAGTTTGATGACATTGTAAGAATATGTGGCCAGGTGATGGCTATGGCAAATGAACCTcttcctgttcccacctcccaAGCGTATTCCATCAGGGACTCAGGGACTTGAAGTAGGAACATTCAGGCAATGTTTCCCTTCAAGAATCCCTCACTACAGTCAAACTCTAAAGGAGAAAGTAGTATTTCAGTGAAATGCCCTTACCCTTATGTGAGAAATCCATCACGGAACTTCAGATTAATTTCAAAACACTCCTGTTTCTAACTACTTTCCTCAAGGAAAGTCTGATAAAAGACTTCCTCCTGAGAGCCTGCCTTCTGTCTGTGGTCTGTTCAGCAGCTTCTCAGCTGTAGCGTCTGGAGCTGCACACGAGGCACCCCGTTCAGACGGCCGGCTCAAACGGGACTGAAAAGAAGGTGTGGCATTGGGTTCTTAAAGGTGCCCCCTAGGCCACGAAATCTGTGATTTAATCTAACCAATTAGGCCACGAACTGTGTGAATCAATCTAACCAAATTAGGCCACGAACTCTGTGATTCAATCTAACCAAAGTAGCCAAGTAAGAAAAACACCTGATCTTAAGGCATCAACACATTCTTGATTGAAGACTTAAAGGCACGGAATACAGTCCTGATTGGAGACTTAAAGGCACGGAATACAGTTTTGATTTAACACTTAAAGGCACGGAATACAGAGTGAAAGTATATGGCCAAACATGGTAAATGCCTTTGAatggtttgttttatgtaagtgtaTCATAAGATGACCCAGAAGAAATGTCAGAACCTTGGCTTCCACTGTATTCCAAGAATGTTCCAAATTTAAGCCCTTAAGTCTCAGATTGACTAAGCTTGGGAGGTGGAAATGCAGGTACTGGTTACTTAGTGATGGGCAGCAGAAGATCACAGTTTCCTGTCATGTCACAAAACTTAATTTCGTTGGTTAAAACTCTTGTTTTTCTGCTATTTCAGGATATCAAAGCCAAACAACTTCATAGATGGAGTCACACATTAAGACATGGGGCCATTGAGCTGCCCCATTTTCAACAGCTCAGAGAAAGCCAGGAGGTTCATAGGAACAGAATATTCCCTCATTGAAAGAGGAGATCCCTAGGGTAAGTGGAGGCCTGTTGTGTCAGCCAGTCCTGAGGCTAGATGAGACAATGGACTGGACTTCATCACAAATTCTTTTATGTTGTGTGGGATCCACTAGAGACGAATGCTGGGATATGGGTCTATCACCATAAATTAGTCAGCTGGCAGAGTACACTGGGTGGGTCCTCTGTGTCCCAGTGGATCACTGAAACTTTCTTGGGTAGAGCTTTAAGTGCAAAAGTTATATTATACACTTCTtggcagaaaacacacacacacacacacacacacacacacacacacacacacagagtgtgtgcTACTTTCACTTGAAGGTGTCTGAAGTTGCTGACAGAGAAGAAGCCTGTGGGGAACCACAGCTATCAAGATGCTTGTTTGCAGATGCCAGATGCATGCTATAGCTCTTGATACATTAGCAGCTGTACTTGAATGCGGAACAGTCACAGAGAAGCCTGCACAACTCTGGAATGTTGAAAAATCTTTATCTTAATGGAGCTAATGGTTTATCATACATATGCAGAAAGAGTGTGTTATATTCCTTTCTTCTCTAAATCTTGGTTTGTAACAAACCTAGAGTATTTAGTTACCTTGGTAACATACAATTATAGGAAATGTATATGACAAATATGTCAGCAGAAGCCATTAGAGTGCAGATGTTTCAACATCTGTTTGTGTGTATCAGCACACACACTTCTCACCCTGATGGAGTCCCAGAAGAAGCAGGTGTTGATTCTCCATCTTCATTGGAGACTAGCTGTCACAGAAGCTGACTAAGAAATTTGTGTAACctggtttaatttttctttgagtttccttGGCACGGAAGCAAGATACTAAGAAGAATTATCTATACAGAACAATATATTTCATTCTAGAGAAACATGAGTCAGGTATGAAAGGGAAGGGTTACATACGTCAGTGCTTACAGGGGCCCTTGAGTGATGTGCTGGTCACCTTGGGTACACTGATTGGCCTCCTTTGGTGACTAGTGAGTGGTTATAGGAAGCCCAGGCAAAGGCGCTGAAAGTGTACTGTTTTACTTAATTCAGAGCTGACACCCAAACTGTCTGTCTTTCCAGTGTCCCCCCTTGCTGAGGGGCAAGATATTGCAAGGAAAGCCTAAGAGGCTCATGGATGTTCCTTCATTCTCACATGATTtgcaacacacatatacacgtggccatgaagagagaaacaggaaagaacaaaaggccagaaaaagagagaagatgaAGTCAGCATTTGATGCTGTCACTAAAGCCTTGCATGTCCAGGAGTCTTCAGTGGGTGTTGACAAGGACAGATATATTGCAAAACCCATGCTATAGAAACTACTAGAAGGTTTCACAGTTCTggaatcatagatgaaaactgaGGTTAAGCTGAGGTGTAGGACAGTGAATTGTTTCACATTGGAGCTCAAGTTGGCTGGAAAGTTACTAAGAAGCCCCTTGAGTTCTGAAATGAATGCAATCCTCAGGCCTTGGTCTATTGTACTGTTGGTATCACATATGTGAACACTGGCACTATTGGCAATCCCTGTTGTTGAACCTTCTTCGGCTCCAGTGAAAGAGTTAGGGGATCTGCCAGGGCTTAGATCAGGATAACCTaggtgtagaggaattttaatttagCAACATGGCTGCTGTGACATGGAATCATATCCAAAAGACCTTCTAGGCCTATGTGCTCTGACTGGAATGCAGACACTCTGGATCACAAGAGGACCTGACTGgtctacagacacacccttagtatacacctttaaccTCTAACAAAGAAAGTAAGGTTATTTTGTAGAATGAAGTAGCCTCATTTGAGAGGAGCCATGTTTCAAAGCAGCCATATTTGAgagcagccatatttgaaagcagccatgtttgagagCGGTCATATTTgaaagtagccatgtttgaaagcagccatatttgaaagcagccatgtttgaaaacaGCCATATTTGAAAACAGCCATGTTTGAGAGGGAAAGTTTTCAAACACAGAAATATTTGATAGAATGTGTCAGAGATGCTACAgacccaactctcatgagaagagcacaggaaagagagactACTTAAGAGAAGCACAGGGAGAGCAATGAAGGTGTGGTTGTGTGCACAGCAGTTTTACCGGGATAGGTTGGAGAGAGAACAGGCTAGAAAGGATCAGCATATTCCACAGTAAGTCACAaggctgaaacattctaggcctcAGTTAGCAGATGGAGGTTGGAAGCTGAAGCCTTCAAGGTCTGTATTTGAAGAGGATTAGATTGTATGAAGGCTAGAAGTGTTTAGGCCTAGTCCTAGGGAGAGTTAGAACTGAGATAACAACCTTCTGGGCTCAGCCTAATCATTGTATCCATAAAGCTTCGGTGTGGCTCTCATCTCATTACTTCAttcaaggaaataaaagtgaTGATTACATGTAGGCCTGAGTCAAAAGAGTTTCATTCCATGTGGTACCTATATGGATCCAGAGAGGATCCCACATGGGATACCCAAACAGAGTTACCCGAGCTGCTGCTGGTTGGGGAAGAAAACATCCACAGAAAGCTAGAGATGTAGCTGTGTCAGCACTCTGCCAGGCtagtaggctggagagatgcaaACCACTGAAGCTTGTTAGCCAGCAGAGATAGCAAAGTTATTGAACCTCTAGTgactgggagaccctgtctcaaacacataatcacaggaaaacacaggcactTCTGTGGGCGTTGTCATGAACACACTTAATGCAAAAGCCACATGTAGAAAATTTGCAATGTCCTGAACTCAGGGATGGATAACAAGTTTAAGATGACATGTGGGGGACAGTGAATTGTCTCACATTAGAGAAATGTTTGTCTAACAGCCCAGTCAGTGGCTAACTGAACCCTGAAATGGAGACAATCCTCTGGCCTTGGTCTACCATATGGCCAACATGAGCTATGTGACTTCCAGCCCTGCTGTTACTGTGTGTTGTTGAGCATCCTCTTGTTTCAATGGGAGAAGGGCAAACCTAGGGAAAACTGCCAGGGTCCCACACCAGGTTACCCTGAGCCTGAGTCACCAGGGCTTCATACAGTATGGTATGTGTTACCTGGGTTTCTGGGAGTTAACAAAGCCAAAGCCTTCAGTAACACAGCAGAGGTttaaggagagaacagactgtcCTGTCTCTTAAGGGTGTTAGGATCACAGGTGGGAGATACCTGTGCACAGTGTCAAAAGGCCTAAGTGTCAATATGGCGAACCTGATGCAGTAGGTCGAGCATCATTTGGGTTTGTGGATTGCTATTGGGCCACAGGGAGTATGAGAAACCTCATGCACTGGTCACAAGAACACGAATGCACAGACATAATTTCCAGGGCAACTTTATTGGTGAAAGTAGAAAATCTCATACAATAGGATAACTGGCAGATAGTTTTGAACACTGAAGTAGCTGAAAGGACATACTAGAGGTCACTGATGACAAGAGTGGAGAGAATGGTGACTTTTCTTCAGAGTGATTCTCAGAGGCCCACCTCAGAGTCCAGAATCATGCTGAGGTGCGGCTAGTggcaaagagaggaaaggaatgtGATCCCACCCACCATAGAGGGTGCTCATTTGGAAGCAAATTAATAGGATACAGTCATGTCAGCTACTTGGTTAAGTTGGGGGATGATCAGTTTGAAAGAATCTGGCAAGTCTGAGCAAGGAGGTGGCATCTGTTCTTCAGGTGGCAGGTTATTCTCCATCACTGTCCTCTGAGGAGGACGAGACCTGAAGGTCCTCATAGAGGACACTCAGTTTGACCTGGGATCCTGCTGCCTCCCCTTCCTCAGGGAAGGCAGGGCTCTGGAAAGCAGGTGTTTGCTTCTCAATGGGAAGTGGTGCGGGCACTGTCAGGAACCTGGAGCTCCAGAAATTATGGCTATGTTTGGTAAAGATCATTCTGAGGGCTTGGCCAGACTCAATACAGGGTCTGGTTGAGACCAGAGCAGCCCTGCCATGTAGCTGTTGTTGGTCAATGCTGGGCACCTGGACTGTTATTTTCTTGCTCATTTCAGCTGCGTCTTTTAGTTCAAGTCTGTTGTCAATGGGATAAGACTGAATGTCCAGGGTGCTCTTGGAAGCAGTCCTTGCATGGCTCTCCTCTGGTGCATTGGTAGAGTCAATTCTGTGTTTCTTCAGGGGATTCTGGCTTGGCTGTGTGGGGCATTGGGACGTTTCCTCATCTGGGGCCCAGCAGCTGAGTTTTGGGTTCTGTCTATCCTGGTGGATGACAGGATGCTTGCTAGGTTGCATTTTCTTACTGGGACCCTGGGTCTTTGACTCTTTGTGAAACAGTTCACTAATTGCTTTCCTTTTGGGGACGGCAACAGGGTTTTGATGCGAGATATCCTGTAGCTTTTGATCCAGTAGGTTTTCTGAGGCTGTTTTTCTGCCATCCTGTGTAAACAGTGGCTTGGCAACACTGGGGACAGTCATGTTGTGACCTTCCTTCTGTCTGGAATGTAAGATGAAGGGGCTGTCCAAGCTTTGAAGGGCAGGCTTCTCAGGGCACATCTGCTTTCCAAGAGCCATTTCAACTGGTGGCTCAGACATcttcctgtagccaggaatgATTGACATCTGTGGCTGCTGTAGAAAAGATAGACATATGGTAAGATGAGCAGGGCACTGTCAGCATGAAAGGACAGTCAGGGCTTTCAAAACACCAGGAGCTCATGGGATTTATGGTGGCATGAGCAGCTCAGTCTGCTGTGAAATCATCAGGCTGTGGTGACCCACATTAGCTATCCAAAACTTGCAGCATGTTGGGTTGGAAAGTGGAAGGGAGAGAGTTTCAGTCTCCCTACAAAGTTTAAGTGAACCTTATTCGGATaatccaaatctctctctctctctccttctctctctctctctctctctctctctctctctctctctctctctctctttctctctctctctgtgtgtgtgtgtgtgtgtgtgtgtgtgtgtgtgtgtttgtgtgtgtgtggtctaggAAGAGGTACATGAAGGGATATATTGATGTATGGATAATCAAAGAGACAGCTAGGAAGATGTCCATGATCCTTCTGTGGTCCTAGAAGAATGGTTAGATTCAAATTTCCATGTAATTTACAGCATAGTTTTGAAAATTCTAATAATTTCTCTTGGGATATGAAGGAGGGCAAGAGGCATTTGCTTGCCTTGAATCTGTCACTCACAATGGTTTTTGAGGTCAATGATGTaggcaacagattgggaaggtGTAAATGAATGTGTTCATGCTGCTTAGACTTCTCTAGCATAAGTCTAGTTTTATAGAAAGAGCAGACAAAGTCAGTTCAAAATGGCACCAGCAAAGCCTGTGGCCATATGCACAGGTCACCAGAAAGCTTGCAGAACAGGCCATGTTTTTAATCTGACCTCAGAAGGAGCGAAGACCTGGAGACCTACATGGGTAAACAAGGAGGAACCTGCCTATCGTCCAGGTAAGCTGACCTATAAAGGAGACCTAAAGCAGAGGTTCACTCACTCCTCCAAACCCAATCCATCTGAAGTATGAAAATCAACAAATGAATTGTTGCTGCCAGAGAGGGTTTGTGAAGCCTGGTGTGTACAGAGGACACTGGGTGAGCAAATAGACCATGCAGAAGAAGGTGCAAGCGGCCgagcagagaggaagggactTTCAGGGACAGGGTATGTATTTGTACTTACAGCCAAGCTGCCCTGCTGGTTACTCCATTGCAGCTCTGTTGGAAATTTCTGGAAGGTTGTCTTTCTCTGCTGCTCATCACACCTGTGGGACAAACAATATGGTGGGAAGACGTCGGCTTTAGTCTCAaatactccctccctcccttctccttccctctctctctctccctctcttgtgAGAAGACCATTTACTAGCTCTCTGGCCTTTCTGTTTGGAGACTGGGAGATAAGACATGGTGTCCCCATGAGCTCCGTCCTACCTGGAGCCTTCCCTTCTGCCAGATCCATTCCCATCACTTACCTCTGTCTGGCAGCTTGACTGAGTTTCTGTAGACCCTTAGGCCTGCAAGGATCcatgttctctttctccttcttggcTCCCAGAGGCTGTGCAACTAGGAGGAAAAGGCCCCGCTTAATGGGACACCTTCTGTTTCTTGCAATGTGGCCAAAGGCTCCACAGTCTCTGCATTTCACCTGTGAGGAGCAAAAGAGATCTATGAGCCAAAACGGGATCCAGGGACCTCTCCACCCTCAATCCCCCCTCAAGGCTCAAAGACCCTTTAATGTTCTCTCCAAGGACAACATTCACTAAAGCACGGGTTGGAACTCCACCTGGTTGTCTCTTTGAACCTGGGAGAGAGAAGCATAATTGGGAGATGTATGGGGAAACCCTGGAAACCCTGTATATGCCATCAGACCAATCCTGCCAAAGAGGAGCTGAGCTTTTTCTCAGTCTGCTTCAGATGCAGGGGGAGCAGTTCCTTTGTCTGGCCCTCTGATACCTCTGATATGGTCAGGAGCATGGATCAGTGTGACAAATGTAACAGGGCCCCAGATCTTAGGAACCCCCAGACATTTATATAACTATCTCCAAGATAGAAGTACCCTTCATGTCAGAGAACTCATTCCGTAGACACTACCTCCTGGCACCATGAAAATGGGACCtatagagatcatatccagaggttaggcactgCACCTGATTGAGGGATGAATCCACTTACCCATTTCCAAATTTTAACCCAGTATGTGCCTATTctaaatcatcagatcctaccacaaaagcctatattctacaaaactggaaaacctggaggaaatggaaagtttctagacagataccaggtaccaaagttaaatcaggatcagataaaccatctaagcattcccataaagaaatagaagcagtcattaaaagtctcccaaccaaaacaaccCAGGACCAGTTGGGAttatgcagaattctattagacattCGTAGAAGGCCTAATATCAATACTgccaaaactattccacaaaaaataaaccagaaggaacactcctgaattccttctatgaagctattATTATaggtatacctaaaccacacaaagacgcgaaaaagaaagagaacctcagaccaatttcctttatgaatattgatgcaaaaatagtcagtgaaattctcacaaacacaatccaagatcacatcaagACAATCATCCATCACggtcaagtaggcttaatcccaggaaTTCAGGCATGGTAATCCAgtatagaaacaaactcaaaggaaaaaaaaaaaaaaccacacatgatcatctcattagaagctgaggaagcattggacaaaattcaacaaaccTTCATGTTAAacgacttggaaagatcaggaattcaaggcccatacctaaacatagtaaaagcaatatacagcaaaccagtagccaacatctaactaaatgaagagaaacttgaagtgatcccactaaaatcagggactagacaaggctccccactctctccctacctattcaatataggactcaagtcctagtcagagaaatcagacaacaaatggagatcaaagggattcaaattggaaagcaagaactcaaaatatcattatgtgcagatgatacaatagtatacttaagtgacctcaaacgttcttccaccagagaactactaagcctgataaacaacttagcCAAAGTGTCttgaataaatcagtagccttcctctactccaaggataaacaggctgagaaaaaaattagtgaaaccacacccttcacaatagttgcAAATAACAAAATAACTCGATGTGGCTCTAATtgagtaagtgaaagatctgtatgacatgaacttcaaatctctaaagaaagaaattgaagatctcagaagacgggaAGACctccgatgctcatggattggccggattaatagtgtaaaaatggccatttttccaaaagcaagctacagattcaatgcaatccccatcaaaatttcaagttaattcttcatagagttagaaagaccaatttgcaaattcatttggaataacaaaaaacccaggatagtgaaagctatcctcaacaataaaagaacttctggaggaattcccatccctgatctcaagcagttttatagagtaatagtgattaaaactgtatggtattggtagagaaacagacaggtagatcaatgggatagaattaaAGACTccaaaataaacccacacacatattgtcacttgaactttgacaaaggtgctaaaaccatccaatggaaaaaaggtagcattttcaacaaatggtgcaggttcaactagagttcagcatgtagaagaatgcaaattgacccattcttattgccctgtacaaagcttaagaccaagtggatcaagatcacctcataaaaccaggtacacttaaactaatagaagaaaaagccatccagagcctgccctacctggggatccatcccatatacagccagcaaacacagagaatattgctgatgccaagaagtgctttgcTGATAGGAacgtgatatagctgtctcctgagaggctctgccagagccggaccaatacagatgtgaatgcgtGCAGCCAACCGTCAGGCTGAACTTGgcgaccccaatggaggagttgagggaaggactgaaggagctgaaggggtttacaagccacaggaagaacagcaatattaacTAACCataccccccacccctgcccctagAGCTCCTAGGGGTtgaaccaccaacccaagagtacaatggaggaacccatggctccagttgaatatgtaggagaggatggtcttgtaggacatcagtgggaggggaggcccttggacctgtgaagctcaatgccccagtgtacggGAATACAGGGGTTGGTAGGTGGGTGGTTGGTAGGTGGataagtgggtaggtgggtaaccaccctcatagaagcagggggagggtgatgggatgggggttttcagagggcaaaccaggaaaggggataacatttgaaatgtaaataaatcccaCAGattcctgctcccaaaccccatgggagcaAGAGCTCACAACCCAGAGTAGTGGGCTCTCCTGacactgcagagcaggagagatcaccagtactgcccacccctgcccacatccctggcctaagaggaaagtGTATAGAGCCtgtgggaactggaagataggggcacgcAAGCTGCAGGTCCACTTCGGTCCAGACACCGCTGGAATCTGAAGGGACTGGTCAACAGCGCCCTGCACCCaagtcctgtgggagggagagctaaaccttcagaagggcagacacgcCAGGGAAGCtggaagagactacactctgcccacatttctgactccagaggaaaacacctaactaCATCTGGGGCCCTGGTGCACCTGGGACCTGGGaaaaaggcggggcaggcccttctggttgcagccctcaggtagagctcaaaagcagccccccatgagcaatTTCATCCCAGGTCTAGAGGTAAGATCAAATTTTCTcctccaagtgtcctgcctggtgggctcaggacacacgcccacaggaacagctgaagaccagtaaacaggaaagactacacacctgaaaacagaacactctgctcccataactggccgaaagaaaacaggaaaacaggtctacagcactcctgacacacaggcctataggacggtctagccactatgataaatagcagaacaaggtaacaccagagataacctgatggcgagaggaaagcacaggaatccaagcaacagaaaccaagactacacggcatcatcggagcccaattctcccaccaaagcaaacactgaatatccaaatacaccagaaaagcaagatcttgattttaaatcacatttgataatgatgatgggGGACTTCaataaagacatgaagaactcccttagagaaacgcacgaaaacataaataaacaagtagcagcctatagagaggaatcacaaaacttcctgaaagaattccaggaaaatacaatcaaacaggtgaaggaattaaaaatggaaatagaagcaataaagaaagcacaaagggagacaaccctggacatagagagccaaaggaagagacaaggaggtgtAGATACAAGcaaaaccaacagaatacaagagatagaagagagacctcaggagcagaagattccatagaaatcagtgacacaactgtcaaagataatgtaaaatggaaaaatatactggcccaaaacatacaggaaatccaggacacaa
Coding sequences within it:
- the Fam90a1l4 gene encoding putative protein FAM90A8; amino-acid sequence: MKSQVKTQSNPATPAPTAQRKPGASWKQTLPPVKEEDPRVKCRDCGAFGHIARNRRCPIKRGLFLLVAQPLGAKKEKENMDPCRPKGLQKLSQAARQRCDEQQRKTTFQKFPTELQWSNQQGSLAQPQMSIIPGYRKMSEPPVEMALGKQMCPEKPALQSLDSPFILHSRQKEGHNMTVPSVAKPLFTQDGRKTASENLLDQKLQDISHQNPVAVPKRKAISELFHKESKTQGPSKKMQPSKHPVIHQDRQNPKLSCWAPDEETSQCPTQPSQNPLKKHRIDSTNAPEESHARTASKSTLDIQSYPIDNRLELKDAAEMSKKITVQVPSIDQQQLHGRAALVSTRPCIESGQALRMIFTKHSHNFWSSRFLTVPAPLPIEKQTPAFQSPAFPEEGEAAGSQVKLSVLYEDLQVSSSSEDSDGE